The following coding sequences are from one Triticum aestivum cultivar Chinese Spring chromosome 5A, IWGSC CS RefSeq v2.1, whole genome shotgun sequence window:
- the LOC123107241 gene encoding pirin-like protein At1g50590 produces MYMSTMEVAKPRQVARRFQARPQHEGAGAVVRRSIGRFELRYFDPFLVLDEFSASAPAGFPDHPHRGFETVTYMLEGAVTHEDFEGHRGTIKAGDVQWMTAGRGIVHSEMPAGPGTSKGLQLWVNLASKNKMVEPGYQEFQSKDIASTTSADGDVTVRVIAGEAMGARSPVRTRTPTMYLDFTVRPHATAPVRQPVPASWNAFVYVLEGEGVFGPMTDQKQQAAQPAGAHHLLLLGQDGDGVEVWNRSDKPLRFVLVAGEPIGEPVAQLGPFVMNTEEEIDATVNDFEYFINGFEKAKHWKSQAMIALELEYVG; encoded by the exons ATGTATATGTCGACAATGGAGGTGGCGAAGCCCCGGCAGGTGGCGCGGAGGTTCCAGGCGCGGCCGCAGCACGAGGGCGCCGGCGCCGTCGTCCGCCGCAGCATCGGCAGGTTCGAGCTGAGGTATTTCGATCCGTTCCTCGTCCTGGACGAGTTCTCAG CTTCTGCGCCGGCCGGGTTCCCTGACCATCCACACCGGGGCTTCGAGACCGTCACCTACATGCTCGAG GGGGCGGTGACGCACGAGGACTTCGAGGGCCACCGTGGCACGATCAAGGCCGGCGACGTGCAGTGGATGACGGCCGGCCGCGGCATCGTGCACTCCGAGATGCCGGCCGGCCCCGGCACCTCCAAGGGCCTCCAGCTCTGGGTCAACCTCGCCTCCAAGAACAAAAT GGTCGAGCCCGGGTACCAGGAGTTCCAGAGCAAGGACATCGCGTCCACCACGTCGGCGGACGGCGACGTGACGGTGCGCGTCATCGCGGGGGAGGCCATGGGCGCCCGGTCGCCGGTGCGCACGCGGACGCCGACCATGTACCTCGACTTCACGGTGCGCCCGCACGCCACCGCGCCCGTGCGGCAGCCGGTGCCGGCCTCGTGGAACGCCTTCGTGTACGTGCTCGAGGGCGAGGGCGTGTTCGGGCCGATGACAGACCAGAAGCAGCAGGCGGCGCAGCCGGCGGGGGCGCACCACCTGCTGTTGTTGGGGCAGGACGGCGACGGCGTGGAGGTTTGGAACAGGTCGGACAAGCCGCTCCGGTTCGTGCTCGTGGCCGGCGAGCCCATCGGCGAGCCCGTGGCGCAGCTGGGCCCGTTCGTGATGAACACCGAGGAGGAGAtcgacgccaccgtcaacgacttCGAGTACTTCATCAACGGGTTCGAGAAGGCCAAGCATTGGAAGTCGCAGGCCATGATCGCGCTAGAGCTAGAATACGTAGGGTGA